A DNA window from Centroberyx gerrardi isolate f3 chromosome 3, fCenGer3.hap1.cur.20231027, whole genome shotgun sequence contains the following coding sequences:
- the LOC139931380 gene encoding glutaryl-CoA dehydrogenase, mitochondrial — MALRSAVVRLLSNTQKCAAITASRAQGTAASVQQDAEEVKKPAKAPKVAFNWRDALDLEGQLTEEEIMIRDSFRDYCQEKLMPRILLANRHEHFHREIVSEMGELGVLGPTIKGYGCAGTSYVAYGLIAREVERVDSGYRSVMSVQSSLVMHPINAYGTEAQREKYLPRLARGEILGCFGLTEPNHGSDPSGMETRAKYNPSSGTFTISGAKTWITNSPVADIAVVWAKCEDGRVRGFILERGMKGFATPKIEGKFSLRASATGMILMDEVEVPQENLLPNVSGLAGPFGCLNNARYGIAWGALGAAEFCFHAARQYTLDRIQFGVPLARNQLMQKKMADMLTDITIGLQSCLALGRLIDEKKAAPEMISMLKRNSCGKALDIARQARDMLGGNGIADEYHIIRHVMNLEAVNTYEGTHDIHALILGRAITGLQSFTVGN, encoded by the exons ATGGCTCTCAGAAGTGCTGTCGTCCGTCTGCTCTCCAACACCCAAAAATGTGCTGCGATCACTGCATCCAGAGCACAGGGCACAGCTGCATCAGTCCAGCAAG ATGCTGAAGAAGTCAAAAAGCCAGCAAAAGCAC CCAAGGTGGCATTCAACTGGCGGGACGCCCTGGATCTGGAGGGCCAGCTGACAGAAGAGGAGATCATGATCCGCGACTCGTTCCGTGACTACTGCCAGGAGAAACTCATGCCCCGCATCCTCCTGGCCAACAGACACGAAC ATTTCCATCGTGAGATTGTCTCAGAAATGGGAGAGTTGGGCGTCTTGGGCCCAACTATCAaag GGTACGGCTGTGCAGGCACTAGTTATGTGGCGTACGGCTTGATTGCCAGGGAAGTAGAGAGAGTGGACAGTGGCTATCGGTCAGTCATGAGTGTCCAGTCCTCCCTGGTCATGCACCCTATCAATGCTTATGGCACAGAGGCCCAGAGGGAGAAGTACCTGCCAAGGCTTG CTCGTGGAGAGATCCTGGGCTGCTTTGGTTTGACAGAGCCAAACCACGGCAGTGATCCCAGCGGTATGGAGACCAGGGCCAAGTACAACCCGTCCAGTGGCACCTTCACCATCAGTGGGGCCAAGACCTG gaTCACAAATTCCCCTGTGGCAGACATCGCAGTGGTCTGGGCCAAGTGTGAAGACGGCAGGGTGCGGGGCTTCATCCTGGAGCGTGGGATGAAGGGTTTCGCCACCCCCAAGATTGAGGGCAAGTTCTCCCTGAGGGCGTCCGCCACCGGCATGATCCTGATGGACGAGGTGGAAGTTCCCCAGGAGAACCTGCTGCCCAACGTCTCCGGCCTGGCT GGTCCCTTTGGTTGTCTGAACAACGCCCGGTATGGTATTGCCTGGGGAGCTTTGGGAGCTGCTGAGTTCTGCTTCCACGCCGCCCGTCAGTACACTTTGGACAG AATCCAGTTTGGGGTGCCGCTGGCCAGGAACCAGCTGATGCAGAAGAAAATGGCCGACATGCTGACAGACATCACTATCGGCCTGCAGTCATGTCTGGCCCTGGGCAGACTTATTgacgagaaaaa AGCGGCTCCAGAGATGATCTCCATGCTGAAGAGGAATAGCTGCGGCAAAGCTCTGGATATCGCCAGGCAGGCCAGAGACATGCTGGGAGGGAACGGCATCGCAGATGAGTACCACATCATCCGTCACGTCATGAACCTGGAGGCCGTCAACACATACGAGG gaACCCATGACATCCACGCCTTGATCCTGGGCAGAGCCATCACTGGACTGCAGTCTTTCACTGTTGGAAATTAA